From Azospirillum baldaniorum, the proteins below share one genomic window:
- a CDS encoding GNAT family N-acetyltransferase: MDMRTLVEDDGDTIDITLQPVENPSKLEELWTDLERRADGSFFLGWQWIGNWLASLPSGTRPHALVARRGGQVVGLALLCPRTQWRFGLLRTRCWLLHETGERTFDRLFVEYNGILADRNCADAVLAACFDWLGQRLTNWDELVLGGLEPEAEAAVRLAAARQGHALQVRVADSCQWVDLEGVRRQGTGYLASLGKNTRAAVRRAMRLYTERGPLTYRVAATAAEALEDFHAMEILHQASWNARGQSGAFSNPAFRPFHERLIADGVPAGTVRLCRVSAGDTVIGYLYNFVHRGRVMNYQGGFAYEADNRLKPGLVAHVLAIEDTLARGEDCYDFMSTPAGHKPLLSNTEQPMNWIALGPDRLSRQIDTRLRRVKAGLTDRMRRLIRSPLPLMNR; this comes from the coding sequence ATGGACATGAGGACTCTTGTTGAGGACGACGGCGACACCATCGACATCACGTTGCAGCCTGTAGAAAATCCCAGCAAACTTGAAGAGCTTTGGACCGATCTGGAGCGGCGCGCCGACGGGTCCTTCTTCCTCGGCTGGCAGTGGATCGGCAACTGGCTGGCCTCCCTGCCCAGCGGCACACGCCCCCATGCCCTGGTGGCGCGGCGCGGCGGACAGGTCGTCGGGCTGGCGCTCCTCTGCCCGCGCACACAGTGGCGCTTCGGTCTGCTGCGCACGCGCTGCTGGCTGCTGCACGAGACGGGGGAGCGGACCTTCGACCGGCTGTTCGTGGAGTACAACGGCATCCTTGCGGACCGGAACTGCGCGGACGCGGTGCTGGCCGCCTGCTTCGACTGGCTGGGGCAGCGCCTGACCAATTGGGACGAGCTGGTGCTGGGTGGGCTGGAGCCCGAGGCGGAAGCGGCGGTGCGGCTCGCCGCGGCGCGGCAGGGCCACGCGCTGCAGGTCCGGGTGGCCGACAGCTGCCAGTGGGTCGATCTGGAGGGCGTGCGCCGGCAGGGTACCGGCTATCTCGCCAGCCTTGGCAAGAACACCCGCGCCGCGGTGCGCCGGGCCATGCGGCTCTACACGGAGCGCGGCCCGCTGACCTACCGCGTCGCCGCGACGGCGGCGGAGGCGCTGGAGGATTTCCACGCCATGGAGATTCTGCATCAGGCGAGCTGGAACGCCCGCGGCCAGTCCGGCGCCTTCTCCAACCCGGCCTTCCGCCCCTTCCACGAGCGGCTGATCGCCGACGGCGTGCCAGCGGGGACGGTGCGGCTGTGCCGGGTCAGCGCCGGCGACACGGTCATCGGCTATCTCTACAACTTCGTCCATCGCGGGCGGGTGATGAACTACCAGGGCGGCTTCGCCTACGAGGCCGACAACCGGCTGAAGCCCGGTCTGGTCGCCCATGTCCTGGCCATTGAGGACACGCTGGCCCGCGGCGAGGACTGCTACGACTTCATGTCCACCCCGGCGGGGCACAAGCCGCTGCTCTCCAACACCGAACAGCCGATGAACTGGATCGCGCTCGGCCCCGACCGGCTGAGCCGCCAGATTGACACCCGCCTGCGCCGCGTCAAGGCTGGGCTGACCGACCGGATGAGACGGCTGATCCGCAGCCCGCTTCCCCTGATGAACCGCTGA
- a CDS encoding ATP-grasp domain-containing protein yields the protein MKNTPAAAETAAANAALACVMGDMDMVRPLGLAGLRCAVVTHPGAPALHSRFTRDAILWDDPARNPDGLVEVMMAFAKGQPEKPILYYQDDTQLLLVSRNRDRLAEGFRFAIADAELVEDLVDKGRFQALAERLNLPVPATRRLYPTREAAPDVVDLRFPLIVKPLTRRRVWDEADGFAKAIQVDSAEELRAVWPRLAAVGLDLLVQEMIPGPETRIESYHVYVDERGGVAGEFTGAKIRTYPLAYGHSTALTITDAPDVAALGRSLTERLSLRGVAKFDFKRAPDGALHLLEVNPRFNLWHHLGAVAGVNLPALVHADRLGLPRPAVGKARAGARWCHITKDRLAAKDSGLSMAAWLPWVLGCEAKAIALDDPMPFLHNQLARFLPSRAHHDAPGGAMKAQ from the coding sequence ATGAAGAACACCCCCGCCGCCGCTGAAACCGCCGCCGCCAACGCCGCCTTGGCCTGCGTGATGGGCGACATGGACATGGTGCGCCCGCTGGGGCTGGCCGGGCTGCGCTGCGCCGTGGTCACCCATCCCGGCGCCCCCGCCCTGCATTCCCGCTTCACCAGGGACGCCATCCTGTGGGACGACCCGGCGCGCAACCCGGACGGGCTGGTCGAGGTGATGATGGCCTTCGCCAAGGGCCAGCCGGAAAAGCCGATCCTCTATTATCAGGACGACACCCAGCTCCTGCTCGTCTCGCGCAACCGCGACCGGTTGGCCGAGGGGTTCCGCTTCGCCATCGCCGACGCCGAGCTGGTCGAGGATCTGGTGGACAAGGGCCGCTTCCAGGCGCTGGCCGAGCGGCTGAACCTGCCCGTCCCGGCGACCCGCCGCCTTTATCCGACCCGCGAGGCCGCCCCCGACGTGGTGGACCTGCGCTTTCCCCTGATCGTCAAGCCGCTGACCCGCCGCCGGGTGTGGGACGAGGCGGACGGCTTCGCCAAGGCCATCCAGGTCGATTCCGCCGAGGAGCTGCGCGCCGTGTGGCCGCGGCTGGCGGCGGTCGGGCTGGACCTGCTGGTCCAGGAGATGATCCCCGGCCCGGAGACCCGGATCGAGAGCTACCACGTCTATGTCGACGAGCGCGGCGGCGTGGCCGGCGAGTTCACGGGGGCCAAGATCCGCACCTACCCGCTCGCCTACGGGCACAGCACGGCCCTGACCATCACCGACGCGCCGGACGTGGCGGCGCTCGGCCGCTCGCTGACCGAACGGCTGAGCCTGCGCGGGGTCGCCAAGTTCGACTTCAAGCGCGCCCCCGACGGCGCGCTGCACCTGCTGGAGGTCAACCCGCGCTTCAACCTGTGGCACCATCTGGGGGCGGTGGCCGGGGTCAACCTGCCGGCGCTGGTCCACGCCGACCGGCTCGGCCTGCCGCGCCCGGCGGTCGGCAAGGCGCGGGCCGGGGCGCGCTGGTGCCACATCACCAAGGACCGGCTGGCCGCCAAGGACAGCGGCCTGTCGATGGCGGCTTGGCTGCCTTGGGTGCTGGGCTGCGAGGCCAAGGCCATCGCGCTCGACGACCCGATGCCCTTCCTGCACAACCAGCTCGCCCGTTTCCTGCCGTCGCGCGCGCACCACGACGCGCCCGGCGGCGCGATGAAGGCGCAGTGA
- a CDS encoding metallophosphoesterase family protein codes for MRIGILSDIHANREALEATLADMSGAGVERVVCLGDVVGYNTDPSPCIRLLREAGAVCVAGNHDRAVTRQIPTDGFSVRAIRAIAWTRKRLPPEDVAWLSALPLKTNVGEHLVAVHGALHVDRGCELVRLNSEDRMRRTAQALLAHPSGARVCAYGHTHRLGIHEYRNGELWEHDPGSELALRGGSCYLLNPGTVGEPRTEERRATWMLFDTGRRTVSVRRVAYDDRAAFEKTRRAGIEPRRLLSIPAPLRAALQGGLRRMGIYEMVRRVINS; via the coding sequence ATGAGGATCGGCATCCTGTCGGACATCCACGCCAACCGTGAGGCGCTGGAGGCCACGCTGGCCGACATGAGCGGCGCCGGGGTGGAGCGCGTCGTCTGCCTGGGCGACGTGGTGGGCTACAACACCGACCCGTCGCCCTGCATCAGGCTGCTGCGCGAAGCCGGGGCGGTCTGCGTCGCCGGCAACCACGACCGCGCGGTGACCCGCCAGATCCCCACCGACGGCTTCAGCGTCCGCGCCATCCGGGCCATCGCCTGGACGCGCAAGCGCCTGCCACCGGAGGACGTCGCGTGGCTGTCCGCCCTGCCGCTGAAGACCAATGTCGGAGAGCATCTCGTCGCCGTCCATGGAGCGCTTCATGTGGACCGGGGCTGCGAGCTGGTCCGGCTGAACAGCGAGGACCGGATGCGGCGCACGGCGCAGGCCCTGCTCGCCCACCCCTCCGGCGCCCGCGTTTGCGCCTATGGGCACACGCACCGGCTCGGCATCCACGAATACCGCAACGGGGAGCTGTGGGAGCACGATCCCGGTAGCGAGCTCGCCCTGCGCGGCGGTTCCTGCTACCTGCTCAACCCCGGCACGGTGGGGGAACCGCGGACGGAGGAGCGGCGGGCAACCTGGATGCTGTTCGACACCGGCCGACGGACGGTGAGCGTGCGGCGTGTCGCCTACGACGACCGCGCGGCTTTCGAGAAGACGCGCCGGGCGGGGATCGAGCCGCGGCGCCTGCTGTCCATTCCGGCGCCGCTGCGCGCCGCCCTTCAGGGTGGGCTGCGGCGGATGGGGATTTACGAGATGGTGCGGCGGGTCATCAACTCGTGA
- a CDS encoding methyl-accepting chemotaxis protein: MNWFRNAKVGLRLMLSFSSILVLMVALAAIAIYKVNSINDSLSTINDVNNVKQRYAINFRGSVHDRAISLRDVTLLSDAAALKAELATIDRLAADYARSAEQMDRMFAVGTHITPRERDILASIKETEAKTLPLARGVIEARQAGDADRAVKILVEQARPGFTEWLARINAFIDLQEAESQAVAKHARTVSESFQVLMISLCAVTVLLGAGLAWWSILTVRPLRRLTDTTLKLAEGDLTIAVPQATSRDEVGEIIRAVQVFKDNMVRARRMESEKEETERRAEAEKREAMNGLADQFERSVGSIVELVSHAAAELEGAAQTLNATMERANDQAGTVATAATQATANVESVATACGELAGSVSSIGQQVRQSADIANRAVRNAEDTQATAEGLVSTSQKIGEVVQLINSIAQQTNLLALNATIEAARAGEAGKGFAVVASEVKNLANQTAKATEDITAQIAGVQDVTLRTVQSIREIAQVIGESSRIADDIAQAVEQQGIATQEIARNVQQASAGTAEVSGAIVQVSGAASQGGTAAGRVLGSAQELSRSAARLRTEVSGFLAKVRAA, encoded by the coding sequence ATGAATTGGTTCCGAAACGCCAAGGTCGGCCTTCGGCTGATGCTGAGCTTTTCCAGCATCCTGGTGCTGATGGTCGCCCTGGCGGCCATCGCCATCTACAAGGTCAACAGCATCAACGACAGCCTTTCGACCATCAACGACGTCAACAACGTCAAGCAGCGCTACGCCATCAACTTCCGCGGCAGCGTGCATGACCGGGCGATCAGCCTGCGCGACGTCACGCTCCTGTCCGACGCCGCGGCGCTGAAGGCCGAACTCGCCACCATCGACCGGCTGGCCGCCGACTACGCGCGCTCGGCCGAGCAGATGGACCGCATGTTCGCCGTCGGCACCCACATCACCCCCAGGGAACGGGACATCCTCGCCTCCATCAAGGAAACGGAAGCCAAGACCCTGCCGCTGGCCCGCGGCGTCATCGAGGCGCGCCAGGCCGGCGACGCCGACCGCGCCGTCAAGATCCTGGTCGAGCAGGCCCGCCCCGGCTTCACCGAGTGGCTGGCCCGCATCAACGCCTTCATCGACCTCCAGGAGGCCGAGAGCCAGGCGGTGGCCAAGCACGCCCGGACGGTGTCCGAGAGCTTCCAGGTGCTGATGATCTCGCTGTGCGCGGTGACCGTCCTGCTCGGCGCCGGGCTCGCCTGGTGGTCGATCCTGACGGTGCGGCCGCTGCGCCGCCTGACCGACACCACGCTGAAGCTGGCCGAGGGCGACCTGACCATCGCGGTTCCGCAGGCGACCAGCCGCGACGAGGTCGGCGAGATCATCCGCGCCGTGCAGGTCTTCAAGGACAACATGGTCCGCGCCCGCCGCATGGAGTCGGAAAAGGAGGAGACGGAACGCCGCGCCGAGGCCGAGAAGCGCGAGGCGATGAACGGGCTGGCCGACCAGTTCGAGCGCAGCGTCGGCTCCATCGTCGAGCTGGTGTCCCACGCCGCCGCCGAGCTGGAGGGCGCCGCCCAGACGCTGAACGCCACCATGGAACGCGCCAACGATCAGGCCGGCACCGTCGCCACCGCTGCGACCCAGGCGACGGCCAACGTGGAATCGGTGGCCACCGCCTGCGGGGAACTCGCCGGGTCGGTCAGCAGCATCGGCCAGCAGGTCCGCCAGTCCGCCGACATCGCCAACCGCGCCGTCCGCAACGCCGAGGACACCCAGGCGACCGCGGAAGGTCTGGTCAGCACGTCGCAGAAGATCGGCGAGGTGGTGCAGCTCATCAACTCGATCGCCCAGCAGACCAACCTGCTGGCGCTAAACGCGACCATCGAGGCCGCCCGCGCCGGTGAGGCCGGCAAGGGCTTCGCGGTGGTGGCAAGCGAGGTGAAGAATCTCGCCAACCAGACCGCCAAGGCGACGGAGGACATCACCGCCCAGATCGCCGGGGTCCAGGACGTGACCCTGCGCACCGTGCAGTCGATCCGGGAGATCGCCCAGGTCATCGGAGAGAGCAGCCGGATCGCCGACGACATCGCCCAGGCTGTGGAACAGCAGGGCATCGCCACCCAGGAGATCGCCCGCAACGTCCAGCAGGCCTCGGCGGGCACCGCGGAGGTGTCGGGCGCCATTGTGCAGGTCAGCGGCGCCGCCTCGCAGGGCGGGACCGCGGCGGGCCGCGTGCTGGGCAGCGCGCAGGAGTTGAGCCGTTCCGCCGCGCGTCTGCGGACGGAGGTCAGCGGCTTCCTGGCGAAGGTCCGCGCGGCGTAA
- a CDS encoding YqaE/Pmp3 family membrane protein produces the protein MDIIRIILALLLPPVGVFLQVGFGAQFWINVLLTLLGYIPGMIHALYVIVKYKDRYPA, from the coding sequence ATGGACATCATACGCATCATCCTGGCGCTTCTGCTGCCGCCCGTCGGCGTCTTCCTCCAGGTGGGGTTTGGCGCCCAGTTCTGGATCAACGTGCTGCTGACCCTGCTCGGCTACATTCCGGGTATGATCCACGCGCTGTACGTCATCGTGAAGTACAAGGACCGTTATCCGGCGTGA
- a CDS encoding carbohydrate-binding domain-containing protein, which produces MASTTTGKTDAKIVVSAYGQSAGGIWPHFRLLIDGVEVGQATVNATSPTAYSFTVPVTAAQAHKVQIQYDNDALVNGQDRSLIVSGISINGKTHKPTDANVTYDKGALDGKDVVKGQSGMWWNGTLVVDTPASDFPAAPAAPVAGTSTFVVNAQGIAAGGTNAHFNLMVDGKKVGEGTVGTAAKDYSFTANVAPDQAHKVQIQYDNDAVVNGQDRSLIVNKVTINGKSVSATDSIVTYDKGALDGRDVVKGQSGMWWNGTLVVDADKSFFATGGSTPSPTPTPTPTPSPAPTGPAIFVATNGKDSWSGKLAAPNANGTDGPKATLTAARDAMRADPNIDVTYVRGGDYYMKDMLWLDGQDSGVRFAAYGSEKPVFHGGSLVENWVSRGNGLYSAQLPGGSKAVLDLSMDGDRQTVARTPNADPSHPIDGGWLIATKAGANAYTQFGFKAGAIPTYSSTDGLMVSVFSQHGYDNMTVPVKSIDYGSNTITLAQSTYDALGAGSRFYLFNGKDQLDTAREWFFDKASNQVLFRPEGGAVAGHKVVAAQLPVLVGLGGAKNVTIEGLTLTDGAPDGHAVYANNAAGLTFKNNTVTNTGYGITVEGSANSTVTGNHFAETGREAVYVKAGSNFTKVSDNLIQHASAVDHGGDALWVNGSNDVSITHNQIEDTPGKAIAVGSVQASGDATYRATITHNKIVGANQETSDGGGIYLINRQQDLAGHTVAYNEVSGTTAFGNVTWDGKVSPTFLDPTKLVSWGIYLDDWTSGTTVKGNVVHDNVGGIFLHGGWNNTVTDNILADNLGTQIGLQQSVGWGGWKGTPMANNTITQNIVDAGDGRAVALDGPKTAGTFTGNFYADLDPNEALFQAWPQVMANGATGTLAQWQAAGYDKGSFTFDPQFTDAAHDNFAPAAGSAVYQHGFDPLPFDQIGLLG; this is translated from the coding sequence ATGGCTTCGACCACCACGGGCAAGACCGACGCCAAGATTGTCGTGAGTGCCTATGGGCAGTCCGCCGGAGGCATCTGGCCGCATTTCCGCCTGTTGATCGACGGCGTCGAGGTGGGCCAGGCAACCGTCAACGCCACCAGCCCGACCGCCTACAGCTTCACGGTGCCGGTCACCGCGGCGCAGGCGCACAAGGTGCAGATCCAATACGACAACGACGCCCTTGTGAACGGCCAGGACCGCTCGCTGATCGTCAGCGGGATCTCCATCAACGGCAAGACCCACAAGCCGACCGACGCCAACGTCACCTACGACAAGGGCGCGCTCGACGGCAAGGACGTGGTGAAGGGTCAGTCCGGCATGTGGTGGAACGGCACGCTGGTGGTGGACACCCCGGCCTCCGACTTCCCCGCCGCCCCGGCGGCGCCGGTCGCCGGAACCTCGACCTTCGTGGTGAACGCGCAGGGTATCGCGGCGGGCGGCACCAACGCGCATTTCAATCTGATGGTCGACGGCAAGAAGGTGGGGGAGGGCACGGTCGGCACCGCGGCCAAGGACTACAGCTTCACCGCCAACGTGGCGCCGGATCAGGCGCACAAGGTGCAGATCCAGTACGACAACGACGCCGTGGTGAATGGCCAGGACCGCTCGCTGATCGTCAACAAGGTCACCATCAACGGCAAGTCCGTCTCCGCCACCGACAGCATCGTCACCTACGACAAGGGCGCGCTCGACGGGAGGGACGTGGTCAAGGGCCAGTCCGGGATGTGGTGGAACGGCACGCTGGTGGTGGACGCCGACAAGAGCTTCTTCGCGACCGGCGGGTCCACGCCGTCCCCCACGCCCACCCCGACTCCCACGCCGTCCCCCGCCCCGACCGGGCCGGCGATCTTCGTGGCGACCAACGGCAAGGACAGCTGGTCGGGCAAGCTGGCCGCTCCCAACGCCAACGGCACCGACGGGCCGAAGGCGACGCTGACCGCCGCCCGCGACGCCATGCGCGCCGACCCGAACATCGACGTGACCTATGTCCGTGGCGGCGACTACTACATGAAGGACATGCTCTGGCTGGACGGCCAGGACAGCGGGGTCCGCTTCGCCGCCTACGGCAGCGAGAAGCCGGTCTTCCACGGCGGTTCGCTGGTGGAGAACTGGGTGTCGCGCGGCAACGGCCTCTACAGCGCGCAGCTTCCCGGCGGGTCCAAGGCGGTGCTCGACCTGTCGATGGACGGTGACCGGCAGACGGTGGCCCGCACGCCCAACGCCGACCCCAGCCACCCCATCGACGGCGGCTGGCTGATCGCCACCAAGGCCGGGGCCAACGCCTACACCCAGTTCGGCTTCAAGGCGGGGGCGATCCCGACCTATTCGAGCACGGACGGGCTGATGGTCAGCGTCTTCAGCCAGCACGGCTACGACAACATGACCGTGCCGGTGAAGAGCATCGACTACGGCAGCAACACCATCACGCTGGCCCAGAGCACCTACGACGCGCTCGGCGCCGGCAGCCGCTTCTACCTGTTCAACGGCAAGGACCAGCTCGACACCGCACGGGAGTGGTTCTTCGACAAGGCGTCCAACCAGGTGCTGTTCAGGCCGGAAGGCGGGGCGGTCGCCGGGCATAAGGTGGTCGCGGCGCAGCTTCCCGTGCTGGTCGGGCTGGGCGGTGCCAAGAACGTGACGATCGAGGGGCTGACCCTGACCGACGGCGCGCCGGACGGCCACGCGGTCTATGCCAACAACGCCGCCGGCCTGACCTTCAAGAACAACACCGTCACCAACACCGGCTACGGCATCACGGTGGAGGGCAGCGCCAACAGCACCGTCACCGGCAACCACTTCGCCGAGACCGGGCGCGAGGCCGTCTACGTCAAGGCGGGGTCCAACTTCACCAAGGTGTCGGACAACCTGATCCAGCACGCCAGCGCCGTCGACCACGGCGGCGACGCGCTGTGGGTGAACGGCAGCAACGACGTCTCCATCACCCACAACCAGATCGAGGACACGCCGGGCAAGGCCATCGCGGTCGGCTCCGTCCAGGCCTCGGGCGACGCCACCTACCGGGCGACGATCACCCACAACAAGATCGTCGGCGCCAACCAGGAGACCAGCGACGGCGGCGGCATCTACCTGATCAACCGCCAGCAGGATCTGGCCGGGCACACCGTGGCCTACAACGAGGTGTCGGGCACCACCGCCTTCGGCAACGTGACCTGGGACGGCAAGGTCTCCCCCACCTTCCTCGACCCGACGAAGCTGGTGAGCTGGGGCATCTATCTGGACGACTGGACCAGCGGCACCACGGTGAAGGGCAACGTCGTCCACGACAACGTCGGCGGCATCTTCCTGCACGGCGGCTGGAACAACACGGTCACCGACAACATCCTGGCCGACAATCTGGGAACCCAGATCGGCCTGCAGCAGAGCGTCGGCTGGGGCGGCTGGAAGGGCACGCCGATGGCGAACAACACCATCACCCAGAACATCGTGGACGCCGGCGATGGGCGGGCGGTGGCCCTTGACGGGCCGAAGACGGCGGGGACCTTCACCGGCAACTTCTACGCCGACCTCGACCCGAACGAGGCGCTGTTCCAGGCTTGGCCGCAGGTGATGGCGAACGGCGCCACGGGCACGCTGGCGCAGTGGCAGGCCGCCGGCTACGACAAGGGGTCCTTCACCTTCGACCCGCAGTTCACCGACGCCGCGCACGACAACTTCGCGCCGGCCGCCGGCTCCGCGGTGTACCAGCACGGGTTCGATCCTCTGCCCTTCGACCAGATCGGCCTGCTGGGCTGA